Proteins encoded together in one Nostoc sp. PCC 7524 window:
- a CDS encoding site-2 protease family protein — MQTNWKIGSLFGIPLFLDPLWFVILGLATLNFGVAYQEWGSMTAWSAGIVMALLLFGSVLLHELGHSLAARSQGIKVNSITLFLFGGIAAIEEESKTPGKAFQVAIAGPLVSIGLFLLLRLSGSFVPDSSPISMMVGDLARINLVVALFNLIPGLPLDGGQVLKAALWQITGNRFQAVHWAARAGQILGYSAIALGFAVDYFTRELVTGLWIALLGWFAIRNANTYDRMTTLQETLLKVTAADTMTRDFRVIDANQTLRSFADAYLLETTTPVYFAASDGRYRGMVAIEDLRSVERSEWETQTLHSIVHPLTEIPTVTESTSIAEVINKLENENLPRLTVLTPAGAVAGVIDRGDIVKALAQKLGLRMTDAEIQRIKSEGSYPPGLQLGVIAKSVN, encoded by the coding sequence ATGCAAACAAATTGGAAAATCGGGTCTTTATTCGGCATTCCACTATTTTTAGACCCTCTATGGTTTGTAATTCTGGGGTTAGCAACTCTCAATTTTGGTGTAGCTTACCAAGAATGGGGAAGTATGACAGCTTGGAGTGCGGGGATAGTCATGGCACTGCTGCTGTTTGGTTCGGTATTATTACATGAATTAGGACATAGTTTAGCAGCGCGATCGCAAGGAATTAAAGTTAATTCCATCACCCTATTTTTGTTTGGTGGTATCGCCGCCATTGAAGAAGAATCGAAAACTCCCGGTAAAGCCTTTCAAGTAGCCATTGCTGGGCCGTTGGTGAGTATTGGGTTATTTTTACTACTCCGCTTAAGTGGGAGTTTTGTCCCTGATAGTAGCCCAATTAGTATGATGGTGGGCGATTTGGCGAGAATTAACTTAGTTGTTGCCCTATTTAACTTGATTCCGGGTTTACCTTTAGATGGTGGACAAGTTTTAAAAGCTGCACTGTGGCAAATCACCGGGAATCGCTTTCAGGCTGTACATTGGGCAGCTAGGGCTGGACAGATTTTAGGTTATAGTGCGATCGCTTTAGGATTTGCGGTAGATTACTTTACCAGAGAGTTAGTCACTGGTTTATGGATTGCGTTGTTAGGTTGGTTTGCTATTCGTAACGCCAACACCTATGATCGCATGACCACATTACAAGAAACCTTACTGAAAGTGACAGCCGCCGATACAATGACTCGTGATTTTCGCGTCATCGATGCCAACCAGACTTTACGTTCCTTTGCCGATGCTTATCTATTAGAGACAACAACACCAGTTTATTTTGCTGCTTCCGATGGACGTTATCGCGGTATGGTTGCCATTGAGGATTTACGCTCAGTAGAGAGAAGTGAATGGGAAACCCAAACTCTCCACAGTATTGTGCATCCTCTGACAGAGATACCCACAGTTACAGAATCAACTTCCATAGCGGAAGTCATCAACAAGTTAGAAAATGAGAACTTACCGCGCCTGACTGTCCTGACACCTGCTGGTGCTGTAGCCGGAGTCATTGACAGAGGAGATATTGTTAAAGCTTTAGCGCAAAAGTTAGGTTTGCGGATGACTGATGCAGAAATTCAGCGCATTAAGTCAGAAGGTAGTTATCCGCCTGGATTGCAGTTGGGGGTAATTGCCAAGTCAGTCAATTAG
- a CDS encoding Uma2 family endonuclease, which yields MISSLKELIDQPELAHGNEREERFISSSVSWDSYESLLMKLENNSHYRVNYLDGILEIVSPSIRHEKIKTNLGMLLERFFYSKRIRFVPMGSSTFKNKAKKAGAEPDECYCIGEEKKVPDLAIEIVLTSGSVSKLEIYRRLGVAEVWFWERNQLKLYHLRDNYQKEQATVYPDTYGYEALSKSEILPELDIVLLEQCLTISDSIQAIDEFEQGLNIITNSGVA from the coding sequence ATGATCAGCAGTCTAAAAGAACTAATTGATCAGCCAGAATTAGCTCATGGTAACGAAAGAGAAGAAAGGTTTATCAGTAGTAGTGTGAGTTGGGACAGCTATGAATCGCTACTGATGAAACTAGAAAACAACTCTCATTACCGTGTTAATTATTTAGATGGAATATTAGAAATCGTGTCGCCATCAATCAGGCATGAAAAAATCAAAACGAATTTAGGAATGTTGTTAGAGCGTTTTTTCTACAGCAAGCGCATTCGCTTTGTCCCTATGGGCAGTTCCACTTTTAAAAACAAAGCAAAAAAAGCTGGTGCAGAACCAGATGAGTGTTACTGCATAGGTGAAGAAAAAAAAGTACCAGATTTAGCTATAGAAATAGTTTTGACCAGTGGTAGTGTAAGCAAACTGGAAATCTACCGAAGATTAGGAGTTGCAGAAGTCTGGTTTTGGGAGAGAAACCAGTTGAAACTATATCATCTCCGGGACAATTACCAGAAAGAGCAAGCCACCGTTTACCCTGATACTTATGGGTATGAAGCTCTATCTAAAAGTGAGATACTACCAGAATTAGACATTGTGTTGCTAGAGCAATGTCTGACAATCTCTGATTCAATTCAAGCTATTGACGAATTTGAGCAAGGGTTGAATATAATTACTAATTCTGGCGTTGCATAA
- a CDS encoding primary-amine oxidase, which yields MNKRLRLFFCLVVTIILCFALSLKFMGTVTAQQPAITHPLTALTEAEIKTAVAVIRKEKPLTDMAAFPLIALAEPDKSEVLKFTPGQPFTRQAFLVVYERAQNKTYEGIVNLKTQKIASWQEIPHAQPAILASEYEIARQVVKSDPRWQKAMQKRGITDFNQVQISCWAAGILSQEEAAAGSRLCRTLLFYRGGWNYYGSPIEGVLATVNLNTNTVSSFIDNGVVPISKTNWNYDLQSLGKLLSPPKLLKILQPNGKTFQIKGNEITWQGWKFRYMMHPRSGLVLYQVSYKDGENERPVLYRASLSEMVVPYGDPNPTWSFRNAFDVGEYNLGLLANTMELGKEVPENGVLLDAVFANEEGEPYTMPGVAGIYERDRGILWKHYEYNTQRNDVRRNRELVMTMTAAIDNYDYSINWIFHQDGTIEVENDLSGIVLAQGTTAEQETFENSYGRMLAKNTFGVNHQHFFNYRLDMDIDGQANSVMEMNVNSLPMGKNNPLGNAIVVEDTPLKTEKAAIRDADIKHSREWMITSAEKKNTLGAAPAYMLMPGSNTVMFPVEGAKIRQKAGFATHHFWVTKYQPDELYAGGNYPNQAAPGEGLPKYIADNESLTNEDIVVWYTMGITHVPKPEDWPVMPVHKLGFKLSPRGFFSRNPAINLPE from the coding sequence ATGAATAAGCGGCTCCGGCTATTTTTTTGTTTAGTTGTTACCATTATTCTTTGCTTTGCTCTCTCCCTGAAATTCATGGGGACAGTTACGGCTCAACAGCCAGCTATTACCCATCCCCTCACAGCGTTGACAGAGGCAGAAATTAAAACGGCTGTGGCTGTCATTAGAAAGGAAAAGCCTTTAACTGATATGGCAGCTTTTCCATTAATTGCCCTGGCTGAACCAGATAAAAGCGAGGTGTTGAAATTTACACCAGGACAACCATTTACACGCCAAGCTTTTTTGGTAGTCTATGAGCGCGCCCAAAATAAAACCTATGAAGGTATTGTTAACCTCAAAACTCAAAAAATCGCATCTTGGCAAGAAATACCCCATGCTCAACCTGCAATTCTGGCATCAGAGTATGAAATTGCTCGGCAAGTAGTCAAATCTGACCCCCGATGGCAGAAAGCCATGCAAAAGCGGGGAATTACAGATTTTAACCAAGTGCAGATTAGTTGCTGGGCGGCAGGAATCTTAAGTCAGGAAGAAGCCGCAGCAGGTAGCCGTCTGTGTCGGACTTTATTATTTTACAGGGGCGGCTGGAATTACTACGGCAGTCCCATTGAGGGTGTACTGGCTACTGTTAATTTAAACACCAACACAGTCAGCAGTTTTATAGATAACGGCGTAGTTCCCATCTCCAAAACTAATTGGAACTATGATTTACAGTCTTTAGGTAAACTGCTGTCGCCACCAAAACTTTTAAAAATTCTCCAACCCAATGGTAAAACTTTCCAAATCAAGGGGAATGAAATTACTTGGCAAGGTTGGAAATTTCGTTACATGATGCACCCCCGCAGTGGGTTGGTGTTGTATCAAGTCAGCTATAAAGACGGCGAAAATGAGCGTCCTGTACTATACCGTGCCAGTTTATCTGAGATGGTAGTTCCATATGGTGATCCTAATCCTACTTGGTCATTTAGAAATGCTTTTGATGTGGGGGAATATAATCTGGGATTACTGGCCAACACAATGGAGTTAGGGAAAGAAGTCCCTGAAAATGGGGTTTTACTTGATGCTGTGTTTGCTAATGAAGAAGGTGAACCTTATACTATGCCGGGAGTGGCTGGTATTTACGAACGCGATCGCGGTATCCTTTGGAAGCACTACGAGTATAATACCCAGCGTAATGATGTCCGCCGTAACCGAGAATTAGTCATGACGATGACGGCGGCAATTGACAACTATGATTACAGCATTAACTGGATTTTCCACCAAGACGGGACTATAGAGGTAGAAAACGATTTATCGGGGATTGTTTTGGCACAGGGAACAACTGCTGAACAAGAAACTTTTGAGAATTCCTATGGCCGGATGTTAGCAAAAAACACCTTTGGGGTAAATCACCAACACTTTTTCAACTACCGCTTAGATATGGATATCGATGGACAAGCTAATTCTGTTATGGAAATGAATGTGAACAGCTTGCCAATGGGTAAGAATAACCCGTTAGGAAATGCCATTGTTGTGGAAGATACACCCTTAAAAACTGAAAAAGCGGCTATCCGTGATGCAGATATTAAACACAGCCGGGAATGGATGATTACCAGTGCAGAGAAAAAGAATACTTTAGGTGCTGCACCTGCATATATGCTGATGCCAGGAAGTAATACTGTCATGTTTCCAGTAGAAGGGGCAAAAATTCGCCAGAAAGCTGGTTTTGCGACGCATCATTTCTGGGTGACAAAATATCAGCCGGATGAATTATATGCTGGCGGCAATTATCCCAATCAAGCTGCACCAGGAGAAGGTTTACCAAAATATATTGCTGACAATGAATCTTTGACTAATGAAGATATCGTAGTATGGTACACGATGGGTATTACTCATGTGCCTAAACCAGAAGATTGGCCGGTGATGCCTGTTCACAAACTTGGGTTTAAGCTATCTCCTAGAGGATTTTTTAGCCGTAATCCTGCGATTAATTTACCTGAGTAG
- a CDS encoding ferritin-like domain-containing protein: MVNTTSPLTEDLAGQTHTSPNYWQTQHRLRSLIDHYVSSEKLHERLQDLPTQFTNPQPRPWKPIDWQTINRNQIIGIEPEIFLSVLIGAMDTEAPIRGYTQTSRQYLEKLHPQMARFVGGTVNEDGELQEIGLWEKEERQHTPALMKIYTQLTGEKITPKHRTVRGYLPTDNPHEDLYRHGLHRVATEYGATCLYLWLMAHTTGTLQHVLEEITKDEINHMTKFWGFGVWLFPDTGLIRITKTLIKTRSQTYQRNNLIRTLRRMMNTLNWNTWTPTNKTTLIFTFTHTMHHLWKWHNTLTPQYLQNLLK, encoded by the coding sequence ATGGTGAATACTACCAGCCCACTTACAGAAGATTTAGCAGGTCAAACCCATACCAGTCCTAACTACTGGCAAACACAACATCGTTTACGCTCCCTAATTGATCACTACGTATCCAGCGAAAAATTACACGAACGCCTACAAGATTTACCTACACAATTTACCAACCCCCAACCCCGTCCCTGGAAACCCATTGATTGGCAAACCATCAACCGCAATCAAATTATTGGTATAGAACCAGAAATATTTTTATCCGTCTTGATAGGTGCAATGGATACAGAAGCACCCATTCGCGGTTACACCCAAACCAGCCGCCAATATTTAGAAAAACTACATCCCCAGATGGCGCGCTTCGTCGGTGGAACAGTCAACGAAGATGGCGAACTCCAAGAAATCGGCCTATGGGAAAAAGAAGAACGCCAACACACACCCGCCCTAATGAAGATTTACACCCAACTCACCGGCGAAAAAATCACCCCCAAACACCGCACAGTTAGAGGCTACCTCCCCACAGACAACCCCCACGAAGACCTATATCGCCACGGCTTACACCGAGTAGCCACAGAATACGGTGCAACCTGCCTTTACCTATGGCTAATGGCACACACCACCGGCACACTTCAACACGTACTAGAAGAAATCACCAAAGACGAAATCAACCACATGACCAAATTTTGGGGTTTTGGAGTCTGGCTATTCCCCGACACCGGACTCATCCGCATCACCAAAACCCTCATCAAAACCCGCTCCCAAACCTATCAACGCAACAACCTCATCCGCACCCTGCGCCGCATGATGAACACCCTCAACTGGAACACCTGGACACCCACCAACAAAACCACCCTAATATTCACCTTCACCCACACCATGCACCACCTCTGGAAATGGCACAACACCCTTACCCCCCAATACCTACAAAACCTCCTCAAATAA
- a CDS encoding GIY-YIG nuclease family protein, translating to MATKYSELQAQAQRILDAIAFTPFEECQRLNRDFNDIPARPGIYAIRHKTDGLLYIGKTKSLRGRFIPIHNSQFAIRN from the coding sequence ATGGCAACAAAATACTCTGAATTGCAAGCTCAAGCTCAGAGAATCCTAGATGCGATCGCTTTTACTCCCTTTGAAGAATGTCAACGATTAAACCGTGATTTTAACGATATTCCTGCTCGTCCTGGTATCTATGCAATCAGACACAAAACCGATGGTTTACTATACATTGGGAAAACTAAAAGTCTACGCGGACGTTTCATACCAATTCACAATTCGCAATTCGCAATTCGCAATTGA
- a CDS encoding tetratricopeptide repeat protein — MNAEAALAWLETIIPAHTGERLSDLQKVILQQVWLGRKYLDIAHAYGCTEGHVKDVGSHLWKLLSQVLRQKITKSNCRATLERVLRKTTAISGLIDYSASNLCLTSPPTPLLQGEGSKIPPFPVFDTLRERREGGLGGLSLQTIPTLEDTNFIGRQDAIAHLNALVNQGAKVIVIQGEGGLGKTTLAQQYLQTQGFDLVLELLMAKEAQNITSVERVVEEWLKQDFGEEPGMEFGVTLGRLKRQLHNRRIGVLIDNLEPALDQQGRLISPHRSYVELLRVLADVRVQSVTLITSRDRLCESGLNIHHYRLPSLDESAWLTFFSHRGLTIDSPTLQQIHRTYGGNAKAMGILCGAIQEDFGGNLALYWQENHADPLAATDLKNLAVSQINRLQNLDPQAYRLLCRLGCYRYQDIPKIPSTGLCCLLWDVPKTEHRQIIASLRNRSLIECEQGEYWLHPVIRSEAIARLRISDEWEITNHKAAEFWTDSVTQIATFKDALQALEAYYHYIEINAFELAGKVILKSRNNQWQQFLPLGSTLYRMGLIQPILMAINQVVNNIEPDQSIIELYNILGDLYWITGKISQAIACQEKTINLATQALKSLVPQPENKHQVYYLRMLEVDSLLSIGLYKIDLWELEEAAQLFQQVIYLAQNTDHHRWAEKASVCLALVNSYLALYDSSHALADVAYQNITNEKLVKTGRLAYFMQILGQTYINLGDFTRATAMFEQALTFAEASHYMQVKAKTLNSLAEIHRQHQDYQLALTHHQEAIELLEKIGAKCDLAEAYFQLALTYEKMSTSNECKINFSRAIQLFTEIKAPKQVAKISQSTSWLTIGKT; from the coding sequence ATGAACGCTGAAGCAGCATTAGCATGGTTAGAAACCATAATTCCTGCTCACACCGGGGAACGGTTGAGCGATTTGCAAAAAGTGATTCTTCAGCAGGTTTGGTTGGGTAGAAAATATTTAGATATCGCCCATGCTTACGGTTGTACAGAAGGACACGTTAAGGATGTTGGCTCACATTTATGGAAGTTACTGTCTCAGGTTTTGCGACAGAAGATTACGAAAAGTAATTGTCGCGCTACTTTGGAACGGGTTCTGAGAAAAACTACTGCTATCTCAGGTCTGATTGATTACTCAGCATCCAATCTTTGCTTAACCTCTCCCCCAACCCCTCTCCTACAAGGCGAGGGGAGTAAAATTCCCCCATTCCCTGTCTTCGACACGCTCCGCGAACGCAGGGAAGGGGGGTTAGGGGGGTTAAGTTTACAAACTATTCCAACACTAGAAGATACTAATTTTATTGGACGACAAGACGCGATCGCTCACCTCAATGCTTTGGTAAATCAGGGCGCAAAAGTGATTGTCATCCAAGGTGAGGGGGGTTTAGGAAAAACGACTCTCGCCCAGCAATATCTACAAACTCAGGGTTTTGACTTGGTTTTAGAACTATTAATGGCGAAGGAAGCCCAAAATATCACGTCGGTGGAACGGGTGGTAGAGGAATGGTTGAAACAAGACTTTGGGGAAGAACCGGGGATGGAGTTTGGGGTGACATTGGGACGACTCAAACGCCAACTGCATAATCGACGCATTGGGGTGTTAATTGATAACCTTGAACCTGCATTAGATCAGCAAGGACGGTTGATTTCTCCTCACCGCAGTTATGTAGAATTGTTGCGGGTTTTGGCTGATGTGCGGGTGCAATCTGTGACTTTGATTACTAGCCGCGATCGCTTGTGTGAATCTGGGTTAAATATACATCACTATCGGCTGCCGAGTTTAGATGAAAGCGCATGGCTGACGTTTTTTAGTCATCGTGGGTTAACTATCGACTCACCCACCTTGCAACAAATACATCGTACCTATGGCGGTAATGCCAAAGCAATGGGCATTCTCTGCGGTGCAATTCAAGAGGATTTTGGCGGTAATTTGGCTTTATATTGGCAAGAAAATCACGCTGATCCTTTAGCAGCAACGGATTTAAAAAATTTAGCTGTAAGTCAAATCAATCGCCTGCAAAATCTCGATCCCCAAGCTTATCGCCTGCTTTGTCGTTTGGGATGTTACCGTTATCAAGACATACCCAAAATCCCATCGACAGGACTATGTTGTTTACTTTGGGATGTCCCAAAAACTGAACATCGTCAAATCATCGCTTCTCTCAGAAATCGTTCTTTAATTGAGTGCGAACAGGGAGAATATTGGCTACATCCAGTAATTCGATCTGAGGCGATCGCGCGTTTACGCATTAGTGATGAATGGGAAATTACCAACCACAAAGCCGCCGAATTTTGGACAGATAGCGTCACCCAGATAGCCACATTTAAAGATGCTTTGCAAGCTCTAGAAGCATATTATCATTACATAGAAATTAACGCCTTTGAGTTAGCAGGTAAAGTTATTCTCAAAAGTCGAAATAATCAATGGCAACAGTTTTTACCTCTCGGTAGTACGCTGTATCGGATGGGTTTGATTCAGCCAATTTTGATGGCGATTAATCAAGTAGTCAACAATATTGAGCCTGACCAAAGTATTATTGAATTATACAATATTTTGGGTGATTTATATTGGATTACTGGGAAAATAAGTCAGGCGATCGCCTGCCAAGAAAAAACCATTAATTTAGCAACTCAAGCCCTCAAATCCCTTGTTCCTCAACCAGAAAATAAACATCAAGTCTACTATCTCAGAATGTTAGAAGTAGATTCACTTTTAAGCATTGGTCTTTATAAAATAGATTTGTGGGAATTAGAAGAAGCTGCACAATTATTCCAACAAGTCATTTACCTAGCACAAAATACCGACCATCATCGCTGGGCAGAAAAAGCTTCTGTTTGTTTAGCTTTAGTCAATTCCTATTTAGCTTTATATGATTCTTCTCACGCGTTGGCAGATGTAGCTTATCAAAATATTACCAACGAAAAACTTGTGAAAACTGGCAGATTAGCTTATTTCATGCAAATTCTAGGTCAAACATATATTAATCTGGGTGATTTTACCAGGGCTACAGCAATGTTTGAGCAAGCTTTGACTTTTGCCGAAGCCAGTCATTATATGCAGGTAAAAGCCAAAACGTTGAATAGTTTAGCCGAAATTCATCGTCAACACCAAGATTATCAATTAGCCCTAACTCACCATCAAGAAGCCATCGAACTGTTAGAAAAAATCGGTGCTAAATGTGACCTAGCCGAAGCCTATTTTCAATTAGCTTTAACCTATGAAAAGATGTCAACTTCTAATGAATGTAAGATAAATTTTAGTCGAGCAATTCAGCTATTTACTGAAATTAAAGCACCCAAGCAAGTGGCTAAAATTTCACAGTCCACGTCCTGGCTGACAATCGGCAAAACCTAA
- a CDS encoding isoprenyl transferase yields the protein MTLPPDLDPQKIPQHIAMIMDGNGRWATSRGLPRIAGHRQGAKTLKQLLRCCKDWGIKALTAYAFSTENWQRPIEEVDFLMHLFERLLRRELAQMHQEGVRISFIGDLSALPPSLQTEIEHSMTETVNNQAIHFTIAVNYGSRSEITRACRQVAELVAQGQISAGEVNENIVEQHLYTADTPAPDLLIRTSGEMRLSNFLLWQMAYTEMYFTEIFWPDFDTEALHQALLSYQKRDRRFGQVKTLLSA from the coding sequence ATGACCTTACCCCCAGACCTAGACCCCCAAAAAATCCCCCAACACATAGCCATGATCATGGACGGTAACGGCAGATGGGCAACCAGCCGAGGACTACCCCGCATAGCCGGACACCGCCAAGGCGCAAAAACCCTCAAACAACTCCTACGCTGCTGCAAAGATTGGGGAATCAAAGCCCTCACCGCCTACGCCTTCTCCACCGAAAACTGGCAACGTCCCATAGAAGAAGTAGACTTCCTCATGCACTTATTCGAGCGATTACTGCGCCGCGAATTAGCACAAATGCACCAAGAAGGAGTGAGAATTTCCTTCATTGGCGACTTATCAGCCTTACCCCCATCTCTGCAAACCGAAATAGAACATTCAATGACAGAGACAGTAAATAATCAAGCAATTCACTTTACTATTGCCGTCAACTACGGTAGCCGCAGCGAAATTACAAGAGCCTGTCGTCAAGTAGCAGAACTCGTAGCACAAGGCCAAATCAGTGCAGGCGAAGTCAATGAAAACATAGTAGAACAACACCTCTACACAGCAGATACCCCAGCCCCAGATTTGCTGATTCGGACTAGCGGGGAGATGCGGTTGAGTAATTTTCTGCTGTGGCAAATGGCGTATACAGAGATGTATTTCACTGAGATTTTTTGGCCTGATTTTGACACAGAAGCATTGCATCAGGCCTTACTAAGTTATCAAAAACGCGATCGCCGTTTCGGTCAAGTGAAAACTTTACTCTCAGCTTAG
- a CDS encoding ribonuclease III family protein: MDDKNLSLWIKSNFDFVPKDLHKYRKAITTRQYEVLEFFGDSILSFIVSEYLVINYAVDKPGWFTEVRAKLVEDKNLSLIARKINLASLVIIPNTSNRLQITDRVIADVLEAIIGAIYLDQGLDKSREIIIKLFELNKIHAPDSQEKYNNIKEQNIIGVENPISTLQELLAKYGISPPQYIDIEKKGPDNAPIFTIRANCIFRGKYLTADGTGGSRREAKRNAAHKLLVMVLKS, from the coding sequence ATGGATGACAAAAATTTAAGTCTTTGGATTAAAAGTAATTTTGATTTTGTTCCAAAAGATTTACATAAATACAGAAAAGCAATTACTACTAGACAATATGAAGTTTTAGAATTTTTCGGTGATTCGATACTAAGTTTTATTGTGTCTGAATATTTAGTTATAAATTATGCTGTAGACAAACCAGGATGGTTTACTGAAGTTAGAGCTAAACTTGTAGAAGATAAAAATTTGTCTCTCATAGCTAGAAAAATAAATTTAGCTTCCTTAGTGATTATTCCTAATACAAGTAATCGGCTACAAATTACTGATAGAGTAATTGCTGATGTTTTAGAAGCAATTATAGGAGCAATTTATTTAGACCAAGGATTAGACAAAAGCAGAGAAATAATTATAAAGCTATTTGAACTAAATAAAATCCATGCTCCCGATAGTCAAGAAAAATATAACAATATAAAAGAACAAAATATTATTGGTGTGGAAAATCCCATCTCTACATTACAAGAATTATTAGCTAAATATGGTATCTCTCCACCTCAATATATTGATATTGAAAAAAAAGGACCTGATAATGCTCCAATATTTACCATAAGAGCTAATTGTATATTTAGAGGGAAGTATTTAACAGCCGATGGAACTGGAGGTTCAAGAAGAGAAGCTAAAAGAAATGCTGCTCACAAGCTACTGGTTATGGTGTTGAAATCCTAA
- the bchB gene encoding ferredoxin:protochlorophyllide reductase (ATP-dependent) subunit B: protein MKLAYWMYAGPAHIGTLRIASSFKNVHAIMHAPLGDDYFNVMRSMLSRERDFTPVTASVVDRNVLARGSQEKVVDNITRKDAEEHPDLIVLTPTCTSSILQEDLHNFVERAQIEAKCDVMLADVNHYRVNELQAGDRTLYQIVQFYIEKARRKGELPTSKTENPSVNIIGISTLGFHNNHDCTELKRLMADLGIEVNAVIPEGASVHELKNLPRAWFNLVPYRELGLMAANYLQAEFGTPYVDITPMGVVETARCIRKIQQIINEQGANVDYEEYINEQTLYVSQAAWFSRSIDCQNLTGKKAVVFGDSTHAAAITKILSREMGIHVVWAGTYCKYDADWFREQVSEYCDEILITEDHGAIGDAIARVEPSAIFGTQMERHVGKRLDIPCGVIAAPIHVQNFPIGYKPFLGYEGTNQITDLIYNSFTLGMEDHLLEIFGGHDTKEVITKGISAESDLNWTKDGLAELNKIPGFVRGKVKRNTEKFARDRGIKDISAEVLYAAKEAVGA from the coding sequence ATGAAATTGGCTTACTGGATGTATGCAGGCCCGGCTCATATTGGTACTCTGCGAATCGCTAGCTCCTTTAAAAACGTTCATGCTATTATGCACGCGCCTTTGGGCGATGATTACTTTAACGTCATGCGCTCCATGCTATCGCGGGAGAGGGACTTTACCCCAGTGACAGCCAGTGTAGTTGACCGCAACGTGTTGGCGCGTGGCTCTCAAGAAAAGGTAGTTGATAACATCACCCGTAAAGATGCAGAGGAACACCCAGATTTAATTGTGTTAACTCCCACCTGTACCTCTAGTATTTTGCAAGAAGACCTGCACAACTTTGTTGAACGGGCGCAAATAGAAGCCAAATGTGACGTGATGCTAGCAGATGTGAACCACTACCGCGTCAACGAACTGCAAGCAGGCGATCGCACTCTGTACCAAATCGTGCAATTCTACATTGAGAAAGCCCGTAGAAAAGGCGAACTCCCCACCAGCAAAACCGAAAACCCCTCAGTTAACATCATCGGGATTTCTACCCTCGGTTTCCACAACAACCACGACTGTACAGAACTCAAAAGGCTGATGGCTGATTTAGGAATCGAGGTAAACGCCGTGATTCCTGAAGGTGCGTCAGTTCATGAATTGAAAAACTTACCTAGAGCTTGGTTTAACCTTGTACCTTATCGGGAACTCGGCTTAATGGCGGCTAATTATCTACAAGCAGAATTTGGTACACCTTACGTAGATATCACTCCGATGGGTGTTGTAGAAACTGCTAGATGTATCCGTAAAATTCAGCAGATAATTAATGAGCAAGGTGCAAACGTTGATTACGAAGAATACATCAACGAGCAAACCCTGTATGTATCTCAAGCTGCTTGGTTTTCCCGTTCCATTGACTGTCAAAACTTGACTGGGAAAAAAGCTGTGGTATTTGGTGACAGCACCCACGCTGCCGCCATCACCAAGATTTTGTCACGGGAAATGGGGATTCATGTTGTATGGGCGGGAACATACTGTAAATATGATGCTGATTGGTTTCGTGAGCAAGTCAGCGAATATTGTGATGAAATTTTGATTACAGAAGATCATGGCGCAATTGGGGATGCGATCGCCCGTGTTGAACCCTCCGCCATCTTCGGTACACAGATGGAACGCCATGTTGGTAAACGTTTGGATATTCCCTGCGGTGTGATTGCTGCACCTATTCATGTGCAGAACTTCCCCATTGGTTATAAACCATTCTTGGGTTATGAAGGGACAAATCAAATTACAGATTTAATTTATAATTCCTTCACTTTAGGAATGGAAGATCATCTATTAGAAATATTTGGTGGACACGATACCAAGGAAGTTATTACTAAAGGAATTTCTGCGGAATCTGATTTGAATTGGACAAAAGATGGTTTAGCAGAATTGAATAAAATTCCTGGGTTTGTGCGCGGTAAAGTGAAGCGAAATACCGAAAAATTCGCACGCGATCGCGGTATCAAAGATATCTCGGCTGAGGTACTTTACGCTGCCAAGGAAGCTGTAGGTGCGTAG